Proteins encoded together in one Miscanthus floridulus cultivar M001 chromosome 16, ASM1932011v1, whole genome shotgun sequence window:
- the LOC136514169 gene encoding protein RALF-like 33 → MRFMGRLGTATLVALAACLLYWAASAGAGPTTTDLGAVRAVPCDGTLGQCAVASDEEQEVGGGDALLRRALAARKPTNRYISYAALRADQVPCNQRGRSYYSNCASQQAANPYRRGCSAITRCARNTN, encoded by the coding sequence ATGCGATTCATGGGTCGCCTCGGCACCGCGACGCTCGTGGCCCTCGCGGCCTGCCTCCTCTACTGGGCGGCGTCCGCCGGCGCCGGGCCGACGACTACGGACCTCGGGGCGGTGCGGGCGGTGCCGTGCGACGGGACGCTGGGGCAGTGCGCGGTGGCGAGCGACGAGGAGCAGGAGGTGGGCGGCGGCGACGCGCTCCTGCGGCGGGCGCTGGCTGCGCGGAAGCCGACCAACCGGTACATCAGCTACGCGGCGCTGCGCGCGGACCAGGTGCCGTGCAACCAGCGCGGCCGCTCCTACTACAGCAACTGCGCGTCGCAGCAGGCCGCCAACCCCTACCGCCgcggctgctccgccatcacccgTTGCGCACGCAACACCAACTGA